One Candidatus Zixiibacteriota bacterium DNA segment encodes these proteins:
- a CDS encoding rhomboid family intramembrane serine protease yields MIPLRVENPSSKFPFITIIIILSNVAVYTYQLSLGSSEQLFIWKYGAIAKSLTSFVPVHPASTLFPPLTLITSMFLHGSILHLAGNMLFFWVFGENIEDKLGHIKFIIFYLLCGVASLIVQVVSMPSAELPIIGASGAIAGIMGAYFLRFPRTKVITLIVVIFIIRTVKIPAVVFLGFWFIFQILVGAPTLGSTGGGVAYFAHIGGFVSGMIFFAILEKHK; encoded by the coding sequence ATGATTCCCCTCCGTGTAGAAAATCCCTCGTCAAAATTCCCATTTATAACTATCATTATAATTTTATCTAATGTGGCTGTTTATACATATCAATTATCATTGGGTTCATCCGAACAGCTTTTTATCTGGAAATATGGGGCTATTGCCAAATCGTTAACATCGTTTGTTCCGGTTCATCCCGCCTCGACTCTATTTCCGCCGCTAACGCTTATTACCTCAATGTTTTTACATGGCAGTATCTTGCATTTAGCTGGCAATATGCTTTTCTTTTGGGTGTTCGGCGAAAACATTGAGGATAAACTCGGTCATATTAAATTTATAATATTTTATTTACTATGCGGAGTGGCATCATTAATAGTTCAAGTTGTATCAATGCCCTCGGCGGAACTGCCTATTATCGGCGCCTCCGGCGCTATTGCCGGCATAATGGGAGCCTACTTTTTACGATTCCCGCGAACTAAGGTTATAACATTAATTGTTGTGATATTTATTATTCGCACTGTCAAGATTCCGGCTGTTGTATTCTTAGGATTCTGGTTTATATTTCAGATTCTTGTTGGCGCTCCAACATTAGGTTCAACCGGTGGGGGAGTAGCGTATTTCGCGCATATTGGC
- a CDS encoding M23 family metallopeptidase encodes MFRLLKIVTIYFLILVLFPSNIFAQNYRWPMNIKPRLSSLFGDNRAGHWHSGIDITTRGKQGYKVYAAADGYVYRVRTSFWGYGNALYLKLDDGRYVVYGHLMRFSYDVEKYVRRFQMREKAFYQDIVFKPGQFPVKKGEYIALSGQTGSGAPHLHFEIRDKDNFPVNPLKDIYSFSDSRPPIIDYLVVKRYKSFGAANYHELEFLKLQKLGQDYIVADTVAVYSQTALAVSAYDPNGGFNYGLYGASMLLDDIEIFSFRHDRTDYNTGGQIDYVRDLCLKNIVEKGFGKEADSDKNVFYKLYIQPDDIQGFYGDFKYPAGIIDAVNLKTGVHSLKIKVFDINGGQRQIQLFIKKAAFEKPEIKDTHLDSAKQHLTLGAFPANHHPQVQVRKAVYQHYETIFSYFDKFERIAKFTLSPKAFDYRIRIIDDYSNFSPWLVFRPETDSAKIVPFADYYKVLLPGYFNITDLYNTELEPKLADNRINNGLMPVFNDTGYVELKPEFQQAIDGYYVFNDGGTVYSPDSIIKISLKKDQLYGSTAIRITNPRLDDSGNYIFEILPEDILFKSAVKVQIDADKLSVDSEYASLYYYWQKKDKWVFLGDESVKTISGETMGGGKFAAITDDIPPVIGKVRPRNKGRTNDATPFLSCRIMDNLSGFKKETQFTMTIDGIWVPAYYDIDSHLFSYQVRNPLKSGKHILRISAVDNQGNIAKAISRFIINASK; translated from the coding sequence ATGTTTAGGCTGTTGAAAATAGTTACGATATACTTTTTGATATTGGTCTTATTCCCCTCGAATATTTTTGCCCAAAACTACCGTTGGCCAATGAATATTAAGCCGCGCCTTTCCTCGCTATTTGGCGATAACAGGGCTGGACACTGGCATTCAGGAATAGATATAACCACAAGAGGCAAACAGGGATACAAGGTTTATGCGGCGGCTGACGGGTATGTCTATCGAGTTAGAACCTCGTTTTGGGGTTATGGTAATGCTCTTTATCTCAAACTTGACGATGGCCGCTATGTTGTTTATGGCCATCTGATGCGTTTTAGCTATGATGTCGAGAAGTATGTTCGACGTTTTCAAATGCGGGAGAAAGCATTTTACCAGGATATTGTTTTCAAACCCGGTCAATTTCCTGTAAAGAAGGGCGAGTATATTGCTCTGTCGGGTCAAACAGGTTCAGGCGCGCCGCATCTTCATTTTGAAATCCGGGATAAAGATAATTTCCCGGTAAATCCCTTAAAAGATATTTATAGCTTTTCTGATTCCCGACCGCCAATAATCGATTATCTTGTAGTTAAAAGATATAAATCATTCGGCGCCGCAAATTATCATGAGCTTGAATTTCTCAAACTACAAAAGCTCGGGCAGGATTATATCGTTGCCGATACGGTTGCTGTTTATAGTCAAACAGCGCTGGCAGTATCGGCATATGACCCAAACGGCGGCTTTAATTACGGACTTTACGGAGCCTCTATGTTATTAGATGACATAGAGATATTTTCATTTAGGCATGACCGCACCGACTACAATACCGGCGGTCAAATCGATTATGTTCGCGATTTGTGCCTAAAAAATATAGTCGAAAAGGGCTTTGGCAAAGAAGCTGATAGCGACAAAAATGTTTTTTACAAGCTGTATATTCAACCTGATGACATACAAGGTTTTTATGGCGACTTTAAATATCCCGCCGGCATTATCGATGCCGTTAATTTAAAAACAGGTGTTCATAGCCTTAAGATTAAGGTATTTGATATAAATGGCGGCCAGCGCCAAATTCAGCTGTTTATAAAAAAAGCGGCATTTGAGAAACCTGAAATAAAGGATACACACCTTGATTCAGCGAAACAGCATCTAACCCTGGGAGCTTTTCCCGCCAATCATCACCCACAAGTTCAGGTTAGGAAAGCAGTTTACCAACATTATGAAACAATCTTTTCATATTTTGATAAATTTGAAAGAATCGCTAAGTTTACGCTATCTCCAAAAGCTTTTGATTATCGAATAAGGATTATTGATGATTATTCAAATTTCTCACCCTGGCTGGTTTTTCGTCCGGAAACTGATTCAGCCAAGATTGTCCCATTTGCCGATTATTATAAAGTGCTTTTACCGGGTTATTTTAATATAACCGACCTTTATAATACCGAACTTGAGCCAAAATTAGCAGATAACAGAATCAATAACGGATTAATGCCTGTTTTTAATGATACCGGATATGTTGAATTAAAGCCTGAATTTCAGCAGGCTATTGATGGCTATTATGTTTTTAATGATGGCGGAACAGTTTATTCGCCTGACTCGATAATAAAAATCAGTTTGAAAAAAGACCAGCTTTATGGCTCAACAGCAATCCGTATAACAAACCCTCGACTTGATGATTCCGGCAATTACATCTTTGAAATATTACCGGAAGATATTCTTTTTAAATCGGCCGTAAAAGTTCAGATTGATGCTGATAAACTTTCGGTAGATTCTGAATATGCCTCATTATATTACTATTGGCAGAAAAAAGATAAATGGGTGTTTTTAGGCGATGAATCCGTTAAAACCATATCGGGAGAAACGATGGGCGGCGGCAAATTTGCGGCGATTACTGATGATATACCTCCCGTAATAGGCAAAGTCAGACCTCGCAACAAAGGCAGAACTAATGACGCCACGCCATTTCTGTCATGCCGAATCATGGATAATCTATCAGGCTTTAAAAAGGAAACCCAGTTTACCATGACGATTGACGGTATCTGGGTGCCTGCTTATTATGATATTGATTCTCATCTGTTTTCATATCAGGTAAGAAATCCGTTAAAATCGGGCAAGCATATATTGCGAATTTCGGCGGTTGATAATCAGGGAAATATCGCTAAAGCTATTTCACGTTTTATTATTAATGCCAGCAAGTAA
- a CDS encoding peptidylprolyl isomerase: MMSQIRTAAKPVYIVVIVAFIGTIIFAWGMDFSHKDKRKPNSLGSVNDQEITLEMFQNAFEPKYQEFIKTNNDPSDDDIDKVRDEAWNTLVGQMLISQQIKENNIVITNEELAEYVRNMPPKELYDAEDFQTDGKFDPSKYQNYLQMLASSSDPRYEQMLLMIENSIKSQVLVNKLQDFIVSTAFVSKAEIYEKYHDENEKVNVNYIFISERDVDTTDIEITDEMLLARYEQDKEKIYTTEEKASLKYVSFKKEPSEEDVDSVKKEIDAIYEQAKSGEDFAMLAEKFSQDRSGENGGDLGWFGKGRMVKPFEEVAFALDKKGDISEPVKSQFGWHIIKLTGRRNGKNSKGKQEKQIKASHILLKTEISENTIAKLNEKAQNFREQAFADGFDAAANSSSYEIETTKLFSKGSRSIPGIGPNMVLSEWAFSSESEAISDLIDTRKAVYVCAPNEKIPAGFLPLDEVKDKIRKNIQRDILNDKAYAKVDSLYQTMKTDNLSLTRIAKNSGLNLKNTGFFARHEFVKNVGSDPDFIGAAFSLSPENTISKPIKARSGCYILEFVDIKTVDKNKYETVADSLFNDALTKKRQESWNEWYRQIYTKAEIKDYREDVFGS, encoded by the coding sequence ATGATGAGCCAAATCAGAACCGCCGCTAAACCTGTTTATATAGTGGTGATTGTAGCTTTCATTGGAACAATTATTTTTGCGTGGGGCATGGATTTTTCACATAAAGATAAGCGTAAGCCAAATTCTCTTGGCAGTGTAAACGATCAGGAAATAACCCTGGAAATGTTTCAAAATGCTTTTGAACCGAAATATCAGGAATTCATTAAAACAAATAACGATCCCAGCGATGATGATATTGATAAAGTGCGGGATGAAGCTTGGAACACTCTTGTTGGACAGATGTTAATTTCTCAGCAGATAAAAGAAAATAATATTGTTATTACCAACGAAGAACTGGCTGAATATGTTAGAAATATGCCGCCGAAAGAACTATATGATGCTGAAGATTTTCAAACAGACGGTAAATTCGATCCGTCAAAATACCAGAATTATCTTCAAATGCTGGCGTCAAGTTCAGACCCCAGGTATGAACAGATGCTGTTAATGATCGAAAACTCAATTAAATCGCAGGTATTAGTTAATAAACTTCAGGATTTTATCGTCTCGACAGCATTTGTGTCAAAAGCGGAAATCTATGAGAAATATCATGATGAAAACGAAAAAGTTAATGTAAATTACATTTTCATTTCCGAGCGTGATGTCGACACTACTGATATTGAAATAACCGATGAAATGCTGTTGGCTCGATACGAGCAGGATAAAGAGAAAATTTATACTACTGAAGAAAAAGCATCTTTGAAATATGTTTCATTTAAAAAAGAGCCGAGTGAAGAAGATGTTGATTCTGTAAAGAAAGAAATAGATGCGATTTATGAGCAAGCAAAAAGCGGTGAGGATTTTGCCATGCTTGCAGAGAAATTTTCTCAGGATAGAAGCGGCGAAAATGGCGGTGATCTTGGTTGGTTCGGCAAAGGAAGAATGGTAAAACCTTTCGAAGAAGTTGCATTTGCGCTTGACAAAAAAGGCGATATTTCGGAACCTGTCAAGTCGCAATTCGGCTGGCATATTATTAAACTTACCGGCAGAAGAAACGGAAAAAATAGCAAAGGCAAACAGGAGAAACAAATTAAAGCCAGTCATATTCTATTAAAAACTGAAATAAGCGAAAATACAATTGCTAAACTCAATGAAAAAGCTCAAAACTTTAGAGAACAGGCTTTCGCTGATGGATTTGATGCCGCGGCTAATAGCAGCAGCTATGAAATTGAAACAACCAAGCTATTTTCCAAAGGCAGTAGAAGCATTCCCGGCATAGGTCCTAATATGGTTTTATCCGAATGGGCTTTTAGTTCTGAGTCGGAAGCTATAAGCGATCTTATCGATACTCGAAAAGCTGTTTATGTTTGCGCTCCGAATGAGAAAATTCCAGCCGGTTTCCTTCCGCTTGATGAGGTAAAAGATAAAATTCGCAAGAATATCCAGCGGGATATTCTCAACGACAAAGCCTATGCCAAAGTCGATAGTCTTTATCAAACAATGAAAACAGATAATTTAAGTCTCACCCGTATTGCAAAGAACTCCGGTCTTAATCTGAAAAATACCGGCTTTTTCGCCCGACATGAATTCGTAAAAAATGTTGGCAGCGACCCTGATTTTATTGGCGCGGCTTTTAGCCTGTCGCCAGAAAATACTATCTCAAAACCAATCAAAGCACGTTCAGGCTGCTATATTCTGGAGTTTGTGGATATTAAAACTGTTGACAAAAACAAGTATGAAACAGTTGCCGATTCTTTGTTTAATGATGCCCTAACTAAAAAGCGTCAAGAAAGCTGGAATGAGTGGTACAGGCAAATTTACACTAAGGCGGAAATCAAGGATTATAGAGAGGATGTTTTCGGGTCATAG
- a CDS encoding YraN family protein produces MHKIGKLGENLAADFLANKGYKILKRNWRGIKGFRCPEIDIIAKDNKTVIFIEVKAVSTDRFGAPEYKVTLKKQKRLANGAKAYLSQYCDDNTECRFDVITVDFMSKPSVINHIENAFSVSD; encoded by the coding sequence TTGCATAAAATAGGTAAGCTCGGGGAAAATCTTGCCGCTGATTTTTTAGCAAATAAAGGCTATAAAATTCTAAAAAGAAACTGGCGCGGTATTAAGGGGTTTAGATGCCCTGAAATTGATATAATTGCCAAAGATAATAAGACAGTTATTTTTATTGAGGTCAAAGCGGTTTCTACCGATAGATTTGGCGCGCCTGAGTATAAGGTTACATTAAAAAAGCAAAAACGTCTTGCGAATGGCGCTAAAGCTTACTTGTCTCAATACTGCGATGATAATACAGAATGCCGTTTTGATGTGATAACAGTAGATTTTATGAGCAAACCGTCTGTAATTAATCATATAGAAAATGCTTTTTCCGTATCAGATTAA
- a CDS encoding 3-phosphoshikimate 1-carboxyvinyltransferase, with amino-acid sequence MDKIIKPVSKVSGKISFTGDKSVSHRAAIIASVAKGDTTIVNYSASDEFESTLSCLRQYGIEIEKPETEQNTLIIHGKGLEGFSKPDKELDAGNSAATVRLMLGLSAVLPFESTFNGTGRLKTRPMLRVIEPLEKMGAQIESNNFRAPITVNGGNLNAIKYIMPLSTSQVKGTVFLAGFFADGNTELIERIPSRDHFERLMSLMKIKFKKEKVQPPQPKADDEFERRLRKLSRSQIIEERGFLYTLPGKQQPVSNLTLEIPGDISAAALFVAAAILVKNSDLTIENIGLNPSRIGFLDILSKMRANIKFEANKKMGYEPAGFIKASHAPLKGRRIVGEIIPSIIDELPIMAIIATQAQGTTVIRDAFELRHKETDRIKTVVSNLRKMGARIGELEDGMAIDGGTDLEGAEIITHGDHRIAMAFAMAGLIAKGKTIIKDAECVVTSHPTFWEDLESVVKH; translated from the coding sequence ATGGACAAGATAATCAAACCTGTTTCAAAAGTTAGCGGTAAAATTTCGTTTACCGGAGATAAATCCGTCTCTCACCGAGCGGCAATAATTGCTTCCGTCGCTAAAGGTGATACTACGATTGTTAATTACAGCGCTTCCGATGAATTCGAATCGACGTTAAGCTGCCTACGCCAATACGGTATTGAAATAGAAAAGCCTGAAACTGAACAAAACACATTAATCATTCACGGCAAAGGCTTGGAAGGGTTTTCCAAACCCGATAAGGAATTAGATGCCGGCAACTCCGCTGCTACAGTACGGTTGATGCTTGGGTTATCTGCCGTCTTGCCGTTTGAATCCACTTTTAACGGTACTGGCAGATTAAAAACGCGGCCTATGCTTCGCGTGATTGAACCATTAGAAAAAATGGGCGCGCAAATAGAAAGCAATAATTTCAGAGCGCCGATTACAGTAAATGGCGGCAATCTTAATGCTATTAAATATATCATGCCTTTATCAACCTCACAGGTTAAGGGAACGGTATTCTTAGCCGGATTTTTTGCTGATGGCAACACCGAGCTTATAGAACGGATACCCAGCCGGGATCATTTTGAAAGACTTATGTCTTTGATGAAAATTAAATTCAAAAAGGAAAAAGTTCAACCCCCGCAGCCTAAAGCTGATGATGAATTCGAAAGAAGGCTGAGAAAATTAAGTAGAAGTCAGATTATCGAGGAACGGGGGTTTCTTTATACGCTTCCCGGCAAACAGCAGCCTGTATCCAATCTAACATTGGAAATTCCCGGCGATATTTCAGCCGCGGCTCTATTTGTCGCAGCAGCAATATTAGTGAAAAATTCCGATTTAACTATTGAGAATATAGGCTTGAATCCATCCCGGATTGGTTTTCTGGACATTCTTTCCAAAATGCGCGCTAATATCAAGTTTGAGGCTAATAAAAAAATGGGATATGAACCGGCGGGTTTTATTAAAGCCTCGCATGCGCCCTTGAAAGGCAGAAGAATAGTCGGAGAAATAATTCCATCTATTATTGATGAATTGCCTATCATGGCAATTATCGCTACTCAGGCTCAGGGTACGACCGTTATTCGTGATGCTTTTGAACTGCGCCACAAGGAAACCGATCGTATTAAAACAGTCGTTTCTAATCTTCGTAAAATGGGAGCCAGAATCGGCGAGCTTGAAGATGGTATGGCTATTGATGGGGGTACCGACCTTGAGGGTGCGGAAATCATCACTCATGGCGACCATAGAATAGCTATGGCTTTCGCTATGGCTGGCTTAATCGCTAAAGGCAAAACCATCATCAAAGACGCCGAATGCGTTGTAACTTCTCATCCGACTTTCTGGGAAGATTTGGAATCGGTGGTAAAACATTAA
- the argS gene encoding arginine--tRNA ligase → MNPFKKHICGIISGITKLSLSEIEKTIEVPPDGSWGDYGWPCFQLAKTYKKAPPSIASELAEKIPVGEYIESVSAKGPYLNFTLNKQAVIKHIIHQIFTEENKYGSLDIGKGKNVIVEYSSPNIAKPMGIQHLRSTVIGAALKRIYERLGYNVISINHIGDWGTQFGKLAVAYKRWVDESKLADDPLQELFRIYVKLHEEAEKDKSIEDESRAMFKKLEDGDPEIIELWRKFVDLTWQEFKRIYDILGVRFDSVAGESFYHKMIPDIINVLDEKKLCAKSQGALIVPLDDYNLEPMLLRKKDGSTLYSTRDLAAAIYRHKTYNFDKMLYVVGVAQILHFKQLFKVLELAGFEWFSECRHIDFGWVKLGAEMMSTRKGKIILLKDVLDQAIEKAYEIVEKNNPDLENKEQIARQVGIGAVIFTQLSVKRQTDVSFDWDRMLDFQGYSGPYLQYAHARLSSVLRKHGEKLDVEADYGLLTLPEEYGLAKMLMEFPEKIRYAANNNEPYIIFSYLFDLVSLFSTYFQKYKSPADKILSDNPELRKAKINLAYCVKTVLKTGLSIQGLEAPERM, encoded by the coding sequence TTGAACCCGTTTAAAAAACATATATGCGGGATTATTTCAGGTATAACCAAACTGTCTTTGTCTGAAATCGAAAAAACCATCGAAGTTCCCCCCGATGGAAGCTGGGGAGATTATGGCTGGCCCTGTTTTCAATTGGCTAAAACATATAAAAAGGCGCCGCCTTCAATCGCTTCCGAACTGGCTGAAAAAATTCCGGTTGGTGAATATATCGAGTCGGTTTCCGCAAAAGGACCTTACTTGAATTTCACGCTTAATAAGCAGGCTGTTATAAAACATATCATCCATCAGATTTTTACCGAGGAAAATAAATACGGCAGTTTGGATATAGGCAAGGGTAAAAATGTAATTGTTGAGTATTCATCACCAAACATAGCCAAACCAATGGGCATCCAACATCTGCGTTCGACTGTTATAGGCGCAGCGCTGAAAAGGATATATGAGCGGCTTGGATATAATGTTATAAGCATCAATCATATTGGCGACTGGGGCACCCAATTCGGCAAGCTGGCAGTGGCATACAAGCGTTGGGTGGATGAAAGCAAGCTGGCGGATGACCCTCTTCAGGAATTATTCCGCATCTATGTTAAACTGCATGAGGAAGCAGAAAAGGATAAGTCTATCGAGGATGAAAGCCGAGCGATGTTTAAAAAGCTTGAGGACGGCGACCCGGAAATTATAGAATTATGGCGCAAATTCGTTGATTTGACATGGCAGGAATTTAAGCGAATTTATGATATTCTTGGAGTTAGATTCGACTCAGTCGCCGGCGAGTCGTTCTATCATAAAATGATTCCCGATATCATTAATGTTTTAGATGAAAAAAAATTATGCGCTAAAAGCCAGGGGGCTTTAATAGTACCTCTTGATGATTACAATTTAGAGCCAATGCTCCTGCGCAAAAAGGATGGTTCGACATTATACAGCACCAGAGATTTAGCTGCGGCAATTTACCGTCACAAGACATACAATTTCGATAAAATGCTGTATGTTGTCGGGGTGGCTCAGATTCTGCATTTTAAACAGCTGTTTAAGGTTCTTGAGTTAGCTGGTTTCGAGTGGTTTTCAGAATGCCGGCATATCGATTTCGGCTGGGTTAAACTTGGCGCTGAAATGATGTCCACTCGAAAAGGGAAGATAATTTTATTAAAAGATGTATTGGATCAGGCTATCGAGAAAGCCTATGAAATTGTCGAGAAGAATAATCCGGATTTGGAGAATAAAGAACAGATTGCCCGGCAAGTTGGGATTGGAGCGGTTATTTTCACCCAGTTGTCTGTAAAACGTCAAACCGATGTTTCGTTTGACTGGGATCGCATGCTGGATTTTCAGGGTTATTCCGGACCCTATTTACAATATGCCCATGCTCGGCTCTCGAGTGTCTTGCGAAAACATGGCGAAAAGCTTGATGTTGAGGCGGACTATGGATTGCTAACCTTGCCCGAGGAGTACGGGTTGGCAAAAATGCTTATGGAATTTCCTGAAAAGATTAGATATGCGGCTAATAATAATGAACCGTATATTATCTTTTCATACCTGTTCGATTTGGTCAGTCTTTTTTCAACATATTTTCAAAAATATAAATCGCCCGCCGATAAGATATTATCAGACAACCCGGAATTAAGAAAAGCAAAAATTAATTTAGCATATTGTGTTAAGACAGTTTTGAAAACGGGGTTAAGCATTCAGGGGCTTGAAGCCCCCGAAAGGATGTAG
- the dapF gene encoding diaminopimelate epimerase, which translates to MEGFGNCYIFAEAKYIKKLNLRKLACAVSDKDKGIGADGLIIVDSTVEPFVMRIFNLDGSEAEMCGNGLRMAALFLKRASYPNRKKFTLATSAGEFPAKIISSKANKAIVNTSMGSPDFKSSEVGIGNNSSLAFDIPLMEYSGKQLTYDCVSMGNPHAVVFVKSFEFDWPKLARGISEDKMFSRGINVNFLKIINSKRFKIKTYERGSGATSACGSGAAACLAVGVMRNILQKKAVAVMSGGNLELAWDMSANTINQTGPATIICRGEYYN; encoded by the coding sequence ATGGAAGGCTTCGGCAATTGTTATATATTTGCTGAAGCTAAGTATATTAAAAAACTGAACCTGCGGAAATTAGCCTGCGCTGTTTCCGATAAGGATAAAGGTATTGGCGCCGATGGTCTTATCATTGTTGATTCCACAGTTGAACCATTCGTTATGCGTATATTCAATCTTGACGGTTCCGAGGCGGAGATGTGCGGCAATGGTTTGCGAATGGCGGCGCTGTTTTTGAAGCGAGCTTCTTATCCCAACCGGAAAAAATTCACATTAGCTACATCTGCCGGCGAGTTCCCCGCCAAAATTATCTCATCTAAAGCAAATAAAGCGATAGTAAACACTTCCATGGGTTCGCCGGATTTTAAATCCAGTGAAGTTGGCATAGGAAATAATTCAAGTCTCGCTTTTGATATCCCGCTAATGGAATACAGCGGAAAACAATTAACTTACGATTGCGTCAGTATGGGCAATCCTCATGCCGTAGTATTTGTGAAAAGCTTCGAGTTCGATTGGCCAAAATTAGCTCGGGGCATCAGCGAGGATAAGATGTTTTCACGGGGAATTAATGTTAATTTTTTAAAGATAATTAATTCAAAGCGTTTTAAAATTAAAACATACGAGAGAGGCTCGGGGGCTACCTCTGCCTGCGGAAGCGGGGCGGCGGCATGTTTGGCTGTTGGCGTTATGCGCAATATACTTCAGAAAAAAGCAGTTGCTGTAATGAGCGGCGGAAACCTTGAGCTTGCCTGGGATATGTCGGCTAATACGATAAATCAAACCGGACCGGCTACCATTATCTGCCGTGGAGAATATTATAATTGA
- a CDS encoding PLP-dependent aminotransferase family protein: protein MKRLLFQAGVDMGNTAQVENIVKGWQFSQAAKRQKSSIIREILKDSSKPGIVNFGGGLPAPDLFPLEKIKQSCINVIQNNGTNALQYSLTAGVSLLQEQIVKRYNAQGVDVSIDDIQITGGSQQGLDVIARIFIEPGAVVLTETPTYLGALQAFSFFSAKYVSIETDSDGIIPEDLENKIIKHKPRFIYLVATFQNPTGITLTKKRREQVVEVARKYNCPIVDDNPYGEIRFAGKEVPSLKSIGKELVIELGTFSKLISPGLRIAWIASNPQLRLIIERMKQAIDLHTNTFCQYVVADFIAAGHLDTHIEIIKKEYGKRRNFMIDMLKKYFSDKVSWTTPEGGLFLWIKLPDNISATDMLPKAIEAGVAYVPGKFFYSEKQDDSTMRLNFCNATEENIELGIKRLADVVASVS from the coding sequence ATGAAACGTTTACTCTTTCAAGCAGGTGTAGATATGGGTAATACAGCGCAGGTTGAAAATATTGTTAAGGGATGGCAGTTTTCGCAGGCCGCCAAACGACAAAAAAGTTCGATTATAAGAGAAATACTTAAGGATTCATCCAAACCGGGAATTGTTAATTTTGGCGGCGGTTTGCCAGCCCCGGATTTATTTCCCCTGGAAAAAATTAAACAATCCTGTATTAATGTTATCCAAAATAATGGCACAAATGCGCTTCAGTATTCTCTCACAGCAGGCGTAAGTTTATTGCAGGAACAAATTGTTAAGAGATATAATGCTCAAGGAGTTGATGTCTCAATCGATGATATACAGATTACAGGCGGTTCACAGCAGGGATTGGATGTTATTGCCAGAATTTTCATTGAACCGGGCGCAGTTGTTCTAACAGAAACACCAACTTACTTAGGCGCTTTGCAGGCTTTTTCCTTCTTTAGCGCAAAATATGTATCTATCGAAACTGACAGCGATGGCATCATACCGGAAGATTTAGAGAATAAAATTATTAAGCATAAACCGCGTTTTATTTACTTGGTCGCCACTTTTCAGAATCCTACCGGCATTACTCTTACTAAAAAGCGTCGGGAACAAGTTGTCGAAGTTGCCCGTAAGTATAATTGTCCGATTGTTGATGACAATCCTTATGGCGAAATCCGTTTTGCCGGCAAGGAAGTTCCCTCGCTAAAATCAATCGGCAAGGAACTGGTAATAGAGTTGGGAACATTTTCTAAATTGATTTCACCTGGATTGCGCATAGCCTGGATTGCCTCAAACCCCCAGTTAAGATTAATAATCGAACGAATGAAACAGGCAATCGACCTTCATACCAACACCTTCTGTCAGTATGTAGTCGCTGATTTTATCGCCGCCGGTCATCTGGATACGCATATTGAAATAATTAAAAAAGAATACGGCAAAAGGCGCAATTTCATGATAGATATGCTAAAAAAATATTTTAGCGATAAAGTATCTTGGACGACTCCCGAGGGCGGCTTGTTCCTCTGGATTAAATTGCCTGATAATATCAGCGCTACGGATATGCTTCCGAAAGCTATCGAGGCAGGCGTTGCTTATGTGCCAGGCAAATTCTTTTACAGCGAGAAGCAGGATGATTCCACCATGCGGCTGAATTTTTGTAATGCTACGGAGGAAAATATAGAATTAGGGATAAAACGTTTGGCTGATGTTGTCGCATCAGTAAGTTAA